Genomic window (Verrucomicrobiia bacterium):
AGGCCGAGGTCAAAACGATGCGTGAATACGAGCTCGAAGGAGAAGAAGGATGAATTCCTTCCCGGATACTTCGTTTCTTTGTTCGGTTTACCGGACACAGGTCCATTCAGCCAAGGCAGACGCCTTCATGGCCGCCTGCTCCGGCCCGTTGCCCGTCACGAGCTTGCTGCTGCTTGAGTTCCGTCAGTCGGTTCGACTCCAATCGCGGCTCCATGCCCGGGATAAGACCAAGGGCTTCCCCAAACACGAGGCGAACTTGATGCTCCGTGATTTGCAGTCCGATCTGGCGACGAAAGTGATTGCGGTGGCGGCGGCGGATTGGGCGGAGGTGCATCAACTTGCAGAACACCTGAGCGCGAAGTACACCGAGCAAAACGGCCATCGCCTGGCAGACCTCCTTCATGTTGCGACCGCACTGCACCTGGGCGTAGCGGAGTTCCTCACCTTCGACGCCAATCAAAAACTGCTCGCGAAGGCCGAGGGAATGCGGGTGCCCTGGTGAGACTGACCGGCGGGCCGGGAAGACGCAGGAACCTGCGCCGGCCTGCCGCGCTACTGGCCCGGAGACTTCACACGGAAGAACCGCGAACCCTCTCCGGTTGGGGCGGTGAATGGAGTCCAGGTGTCGTAGCCTTCCAGTCGGACTTCGCCGGCCTGTTCCCAGTGCTCAAGATCGGCACTGGCTTCGACTGGATACACACCTCCCGGCAGGCCATGGACGGTGGCGGCCAGTTGGTTCGCGGCCAATGTCGAGTCCCGTAGGGCCGGAGCCAGGGAGCCGAGATTCAGCCGGACGAGGCTGGGGGCTGACAGGCCATTGACATGCTGGAACGGCCCCGAGAGATAGAGCGTCCCGTCCGCGAGTACCGGGGTCGCTTCGGAGCCCAGTCCGGCGTCGTTTCCCAGAAAGCGAGCCGGGCCGGTTCCGAGATCGAAGCCGGAGTCCAGTGTTCCGTCCGCGTTCAGCAGGGTGACGAAGCGCCGATTCTGACCGGCGATGGTGGTGAAATTGCCGCTCACCAGCAGGCGTCCATCCGGCAGGCAGACGAAGTCGTTCACATCGGCGTTGGGAGTGGGCGAACGAAACGTCAGGTCGTTGGAGCCGTCGGCGTTGAGCCGGGCCAGCTTCTTCGAAGCACGGCCGCCCAGCGTATCAAAGACCCCGCCCACCACGATCTTGCCGTCGGGCTGCTGGCGGATGCGCCACACCGGACCGGCGGCGCCGGTCCTCAGCTTGAAGGTCGGGTCGAACGTTCCGTCCGGGTTCAACCGCGCGAGGTTGAGCATGGGCTGGCCATCCACCTGCTTGAAGTAGCCGCCCATCAGAATCTTTCCGTCCGCTTGGAGCGCCAGGGTCCTGATCATGACGACCCAGTCGCTCGTGGGGCCGCCGTTGGGTTGGAAGCTGGTGTCCACGCTGCCGTCGGGCAACAAGCGGGCGATGAAGGGACGCCGTTCCCCATTGATGTGCTTGAAGAAGCCTCCAAGCACAATGCGCCCGTCGGGTTGGATGACGAGGCTGAAGACCGCTCCGTCGAAGTGGAGGTTGGACCCGAACGATTCATCCACCCGCCCATCTGGTTGCAATCGGACCATCGTGTTGCGGGGCTGGCCATTGACCCGGGAAAACGCTCCCACCAACAACAGCTTGCCATCGGATTGGATCTCGACCGAGGAGATGACGGCATTGGAGCTGATGCTGGTGGGGCCCGCGGTCAAACCAGCCATGCGGCGATGTCCGAGCAGCATCTCCGGCGGTCGAAATGCCTCGTCCACGGTGCCGTCCGCGTTGAGCAGAGCAATGCCAGTGCGCTCGACTCCCGCCAGGTGGGAAAAGTCCCCCCAGACGAGCAGTTTTCCGTCACTGCGGATCCGGGCGTTGAGGTTGCCATTCTGTGCAAGCTCGCGACCGGGATTATCGAGCACAGCTCCCACTCTTTGTCCGTCCAGGATGCGCACCGTGTTCGTGCGCGTGCCGACGACGAGGGAAAAGCTCCGATCGGGGCCGGCCGCGGGCTGTGGCAGGATTGGAATGGCAATCTCCCATGAAGTGGCCCCGGCCGTATTGGTGAGCAGGCCACTCACAGGCTGATAATCCGTTCCAGCCGTCGCTGTGCCGTCCACGGTGCGATAGGGAAGAACCAATTCACCCGCTCCGATGGATCCGGTGTAATTCACTCGGATCCGGGCTTCGGCGGCCAATTCGGTCACGGCGAGCGGGCCGTCGGGGAAGTCGATCTGCCCGTAGCTGGACGGCGTGCTGGCATCCAGGATCACGACTTCCGTGGTGCCCTGTCCGGCAATGCCGTGGTCGCCCAGCACTGAAGAGAGACCCAGGCGGAGCGTTTCTTCCCCTTCGACGACGTCGTCCTGCAGCAACGGAATCACCAGCTCGGCCGTGGCCTGGTTCGTGGCGAAACTCACCATCGTGGAAGCCGGCCGGGTGTAGTCCTGGCCAGCCTTGGCCGGACTGGTGGCGTCGAAGGTCACCGTGACCCGGGTGCTGGTATCCAGATCCCCGGTGCGCACGAGCCGCACCGTGACTGCACCATCCTGCTCGGCGGCGACGAAGCGCGGCTGGGCAAACCCGACGCGGCTGCGCGCCGTGCGGTAAAGGGCGACGTAGGGGGCGATCTCGTTGATGGTGCGGGCGCCGTCCGACGGGCGTTCGGCCTCGGCAGGAACCCCCATCGGCACGCCATCCAGTTGGAGCCGGGGGTTGCCGAAATGGGGGACGTAGATGCCGGGTTCGTAGGACATGACGTCGGTGTACGTCACTCCCTCCACTTCAAAGCGGTGGCCGAAAATGTAGGGCTTCCTGGCGGCGTAGAAGGCCGTGTTCTCCGGCAGATCCAGGCCTGCGTGTTCCCGATCGTGTGCACAGCCGAACAGGTGCCCGAGCTCGTGTGCCAAAACCACGGAACCCTTCCCGGTGAACATCCGGCGAATCACCGTAAAGCCTGTTGCCTGGTTCCCCAGGGGCGGTGTGAAGTCCCACGCCTGACCCCCGATTCCCTGGTTTTCCAGCTCGGTGAGCAGGCACACGAGATCGGCCTTGTAGTCATTGCGCAACTGCGGCACCCGCTCCATGCCGTCCACACCATTGGCCAGGCGGTAGTTGTCCCGCGGCAGGTCGCCGGTCTCAAACGTGTTGTAGAGCCCGATGAAGACGGGGTGGATGCGGACATTGATGAGGCTGTTGGTCAGGCGGTGGTTCATCTCGTCCACCGATTCCAAGATGCGCTGCCGGATGCCTTCCTCGTTGCCCTCGCCGATCATGGCCTGAGGCGTGTAGAGGAACATCACGTCCACCACGGTGGGCTCGGGGAGGGTGTCGGCCGGCGGCAACCCGGCGGCTTGAAGGCCCGCCCTGGCGCGGGTGCCGATTCCGGCAGGTTCCGCATCCGGCACCGGTTGCGGAACGGTGCCGCAGAAGGCATGGGCTCGGGAGTCGACCTGGGAGATCTCCAGCACCTCGCCATCGCCCAGCGGAGCGACCCGGAACGCGCCCAGGCCGGTGAGGCGCAGGAAGCCGGTGAGACTCCGTCCCTCCAGCGTCAGGGTGACACAGCTGGCCTCATCGGACGTCGCGCGCCCGCGGACCACCCAGCCGCCGGTCACAGTGGGTTCCACCGACTCGACGGCGAGGGTGATGTCCTGGTTATCCAGCAGGTCGAGTCGCACCTGGCGTCCGGGCTGAAACCATTCGGCCGCCCGGGTCGGCAGCTGCGGGTTCAGGCGTGCGGTCCGGGATCGTGACGGGGTTCGCCTCCATCCGCTGGCTGTCGCTGGCGATGAGTCCGACTGGACCGGCAGAAGGAGCGCCGGGCGGGGTTCGGAATCGGACCCGGCGTGTGCTGGGAGCGCCCCGGTTGAGGCCCAGGCGATGACGACCAGTGCGACGCCGAGTCCCCGGTGAAAGAATCCCCGGGGCAACCGGGCGGGAAGCGAACGTAATGAGTTCATGCACCCGTTGCCCACCGCACTTCCGGGAAAGGGATTCGCGGATAATTGAGAATTCGTTTCCCGCGCCCAACCCAAAGGGAAACGGCGGGCCGGAGCGCACTCACGGTTCGCGCTCGCGGTCCGCCGCCCGATTCACACGGGCCGGGAGAATGACGGGAACACCGCCGGGCTGCTGACCGTGAGGCGTCAGGCGGAAGAAGCGTGAACCTTCCCCGGTCGGAGCCGTGAATTGAGTCTGGGTGTCGTAGCCCTCCAGCCGGACTTCACCCGCCGGCTCCCAATGCTCGAGATCACCGCTCGCTTCGACCGGATACACGCCGCCCGGAAGGCCGTGGACGATGGCGGCCAGTTGGTTCGCGGCCAATGTCGAGTCCCGCAGGGCCGGAGCCAGGGGACCCAGATTCAGCCGGACGAGACTGGGTGCTGAGAGGCTGTTGACGCGTCGGAACGGACCCGAAAGATAAAGTGTTCCGTCGGCGAGCAACGGGGTCGCTTCGGAGCCCGGTCCGGCGTCTCTTCCCAGAAATCGATCCGGCCCGGTCCCGAGATCGAAGCTCGAGTCCAGGGTCCCGTCCGCGTTCAGCAGGGTCAAGAAGCGCCGGTTCTGACTGGCGATGGTGGTAAAGCGACCGCTCACCAGCAGGCGTCCATCCGGCAGGCAGACGAAGTCGGTCACATCAGCGTTGGGGTTGGGCGGGCGGAAGGTCAGGTCGTTCGAACCGTCGGCGTTGAGCCGGGCCAGCTTCTTCGAAGCACGGCCGCCCAGCGCGTCAAAGACCCCGCCCACCACGATCTTGCCATCGGGCTGCTGCCGGATGCGCCACACCGGACCGGCGGCGCCGGTTCTCAGCTTGAAGGTGGGGTCGAAGGTTCCGTCCGGGTTCAACCGCGCCAGGTTGAGCATTGGCTGGCCATCCACCTGCTTGAAGTAACCGCCCAGCAGGATCTTTCTGTCCGCCTGGAGCGCAAAGGTCTGGATGATCACGGTCCAGTCGCTCGTCGGCCCGCCGTTGGGCTGGAAGCTGGGGTCCACGCTCCCGTCGGGCAGCAACCGGGCGATGAAGGGACGCCGCTCACCGTTGATGCGCTCGAACGTGCCTCCGACCACGATCCGTCCGTCCGGTTGGATGACGAGGCTGATGACCGCTCCGTCGAAGCGGAGGCCCGGACCGAACGACTCATCCACCTGTCCGTCCGGCAGCAACCGGAGCATCGTGGTGCGGGGCTGGCCGTTGACCCGCGAAAATGAGCCGGCCAACAGCAGTTTTCCGTCAGGCTGGACGCCGACCAAGGCCATGTTGGCGTTGGCGTTGAAACTCACGAGCGCCGCCCCGAGACCGGCCAGGCGGCGGTGCCCCAGCAGAATCTCCGGCGGTTGAAACGACTCGTCCACCGTGCCGTCGGCGTTGAGTTGAGCGATGCCGGTGCGTTCATGGCCGCCCAAGCGGGAGAAGCTGCCCCAGACGAGCAGTTTTCCGTCGCCGCGGATCCGGGCGTTGAGATCGCCATCGGGATCGAGTTGGAGACCGGGATTGCCGAGCAACGCCCCCACCCGTTGGCCGTCCAGAATCCGCACGGTGTTCGTGCGCGTGCCGACCACGACGAAAAAGCTCCGGTCGGGGCCGGCCGCGGGTTGCGGCAGGATCGGGACGGCGATTTCCCACGAGGTTTCCCCGGCGGGGTTGGTGAGCGTGCCACTCACCGGCTGATAGTCCGTTCCGGCGGTCGCGGTGCCGTCCACGGTGCGATAGGGAAGGACCAATTCGCCGTCGCTGAGGGGCCCGGCGAAGTTCACCCGAACCCGGGCTTCGGCGACCGATTCGGTGACGGCGAGCGGGCCGTCGGGGAATTCAATCTGCGAGTAGGCGGGTGGCGTGCTGGCGTCCAGGATGACGACCTCCGTGGTTCCCTGCCCGGCAATGCCGTGGTCGCCCTGCACCGAAGTGAGGCCCAATCGGAGTGTTTCCTCTCCCTCGGCCACGTCATCCTGAATCAACGGAATCACCAGTTCGGCCGTGGCCTGGTTCGTGGCGAAGCTGACCAGCGTGGAGGCCGGCCGGGTGTAGTCCTGGCCAGCCTTGGCCGGACTGGTGGCGTCGAAGGTCACCGTGACCAGCGTGCTGGTATCCAAGTCGCCGGTGCGCACCAGCCGCACGGTGACTGAACCGTCCTGCTCGGCGGCAACGAAGCGCGGTGAGGCGAACCCAATGCGGCTGCGCGCCGTGCGGTAGAGGGCGACGTAGGGCGCGGTTTCGTTGATGGTGCGGGCGCCGTCCGACGGGCGTTCGGCCCCGGCTGGGACGCCCAGCGGCACGCCATCCAGTTGGAGCCGGGGATTGCCGTAATAGGGGACGAAGATGCCGGGTTCGTAGGACATGACGTCAATGTAGGTCACTCCCTCCACCTCCAAGCGGTGGCCGAAAATGTAGGGTTTCCTCGCGGCGTAGAAGGCGGCATTCCTGGGATCATCCAGAGCCGCGTGTTCCCGGTCATGGTCGCAGCCCAGCAGGTGCCCAAGCTCGTGCGCCAGCAGCGGGGAACCCTTTCCCATGGCTATCCGAAGGATCACGGAAAAGCCCGTGGCCTCGTTCCCTTGGGGTGGGGTCAGATCCCACGCCTGGCCAGCAATGCCCTGGTTTTCCAATTCGGTGAGCAAGACAACGAGGTCCGCCTTGTAGTCATTGCGCAACTGCGGCACCCGCTCCATGCCGTCCACACCATTGGCCAGGCGGTAGTTGTCCCGCGGCAGGTCACCCGTCTCAAACGCGTTGTAGAGGCCGATGAAAACGGGGTGGATGCGGACGTTGATGAGGCTGTTGGTCAGGCGGTAGTTCGTCTCGTCCACCGACGCCAGAATTCGCTGCCGAACGCCTTCCTCGTTGCCCTCGCCGATGACGGTCTGCGGGCTGTAGAGGAACATCACGTCAATCACGACCGGTTCGGACAACGTATCGGCCGGCGGCAGGTCCACGGACTGGCGAACCCCTCCGGCGCGGGCGATGCCACTGGAGGATTCCGTTTCCGGCACTGGCTGCGGAACGGTGCCGCAGAAGGCATGGCTCCGGGCGTCCACCTGGGAGATCTCCAGCACCTCGCCATCGCCCAGCGGAGCGACCCGGAACGCGCCCAGGCCGGTGAGACGCACAAAGCCGGTGAGACTGTGATCCTCCAGCACGAGCGTAACGCTGCTGGCGTCATCGGAGGTTGCCCGCCCGTGGATCACCCTGCCGCCGGTCGCGGTGGGTTCCACCGACTCGACGGCGAGGGTGATGTCCTGGTGGTCCAGCAGGTCGAGCCGCACCTGGCGTCCGGGCTGAAGCCAGTCGGCCGCCCGGGCGTTCAGGTCCGGATTGAGTTTGAACCGGCTGGCCGGGAGTCGGGCGGTGCGCAACCCGATCGGACTCGTTCGGGGAGCGACTGTATCGCTGGGGACTAGCAATCTCGGCAGATTCAACTGCTTCACCACCCCTTCCGCCCTGATCGGGCCGGGCAGACAAGTCAGCGCCGTCAGCGCGGTGAACAGGAGCAGCCGGCGCTGTGCACGGAAGGTCAGATCAAGCAGTGGGATTCTCATTCCACCCGCTGCTTCGGAATCGGTGGATGAGGGTCACCGAGCTTTTTTGGAATTCACCAACCCCTGCTCATTTCCCCGCCGCGGCGAGGATCGGCGCCGAGGCGGCTGGGCTCGAGCCCTCACGGGCATCCAGGGCGAAGCGTCGTCGAACCCGAGCCGAATTGCGCAATCCGTTTGTGCGCTCACTCCACATCGCGCCAGCCGGGGGAAGACCAGTCCAAGGCGCCCTGATACGCCTGGGGCTCGGTCCGGATCTTCCGGGTGAGCACGAATCCGCAATGGCCGTCCCCGAACAGCAGGTTCACGCCCACCGGGCTGTGGGCTTCTGGATTGATGAAGATGCCGTTGATGTCCTTCTTGCCACCGATGGCGAGGCAGATACCGAACATCTTCTGCGACGAATAGCTGACCGCAGACATGGAGTACTGCCTTGGGGTGTAGCTGGACGGCGTGGACTGGTGGGAGAGTCCGGGGGCATACCAATAGGAGGCCAGGACGGGCAGCCGGTTGGTCGGCACGTTGAACGCCTTGGCGAACAGGACGTTCATCGGCCCCTTGTCGAGCGGGCAGCGGTAAAAGGTGCCGTTGGTCGGCAGGTAAGGCACCATCAGGCGGTAGAAGTCCACGAACGCGATGTTGGGATAGCCGCTGGGCGAGAAGGGCAGCCGGTCGTTGTTGTCCGGCAGATACATGCCAAAGCCGAGGCCGAGCTGCCGCTCATTGGAGAGGCAGCGGACGCCGTAGGCCTTGTGCTTCGCCTTGGCGAGGGCCGGCAACAGCAGCCCGGCCAGGATGGCAATGATGGCAATCACCACCAGCAGTTCGATCAGGGTGAAGCCGGTGCGGGCGAACCCTTGGCCGGCGGGACCGGGCCGAAGGTGTTTTCCAGCGGGCAGGGACGCGGCCGGCAGACCGGGATGCCACCGATGCCAGGCGCCGCCGGTCCGCCGTCCGGTCCCGCTCTCAGGGGGAATCGAAATGCACGGGTTGATCACACCCTTCTGCTTCGGAATCGGTGGACCGGGGTCACAGGGAATCTCTGCCCATTGGGGAAGATCAGGGTGACGACACCCCGACCCCACGTTCGGTCGGAAGAGGGATGAATTCATTCACCCCTTGCTCACCGCATCTCCTTGAAAAGGATTCGCAGAATTTTCGGGGGGGTCTTCCCGCGCTGCCAGCGCAGAAACGGCGGGCAGGATGGCACACACACTTCGCGCTCAGAGTCTGCCACCGATCCCAAGCCGACAGGAGCGCGTTGAGGGGCGGCGGCGTTCAGCGCAGGAGAGACGTTTCGTTCTCAGTCGCATCCGTCATCCGCGACGCTCACGGCACCTCCACCGCCTGCCAAAAGCGTTGGGAGGCATCCGCCCTATCTATGATGGAGACGCGGCCCTCAGGGTCCGCGACTGCGGCGCCAGCGCTCTGCCACGCCTGGCCATCCAGGCCATGGGTGGAGAGCAGGTGATAGGTCCGGTGCGGAGTCCCCTGCCAGGCGAAGCGGAGGCCCGAGGTGTTGCTGGTGGCTGGCAAGGGAACGGCGGCGACAACGGAGGTCGCCATTCCGGGTGCGAGGAAGAGACCCTGAGATGAAGCTCCGACGACCCGTTCCCCATCCGCGGAACAGGCGATCGCGGTCCAGTTCGCAGAAGGCGAGCCAGACCAGCGCCACGTTTGGCCTCCGTCGTTGGACTGATGCACTGTCCCTCCTGAAGTGGGGGAGCCGTAGTCTGCGGCGAAGATCCGCCGACCGTCGTGGGAGAGGGCCAAGGCCACCCAGTTCGCAGGAGGTGCGTTGATGCGCCTCCAGTCCAGAACGGTGGGATCGCAGGCGTACAGGCCATCACCAACAAGGGCGACCACTCGCCGGCCATCGCCGGACACAGCGACCGCACGGACGGCCGCCTCCGGGAGTATAACCGACTGCCAATGGACCCCGAAGTTCGTCGAAACATGGATCAGGAACTGCCAGGGAGCTGGAGCGTAGAATCGTTGTCTGACGGCAGCCATGACCCGAGCATCACTGGAGATGGAAACACTCCTCCAGAGATCAGCCTGCTCATCGGCATTGGCCGTATTCCAGGTTTGTCCACCGTCATGGGAGATACGGAGGCGACTCTCCGGCATGGGCAGCACGGGGAATGGGGGACGACCAATGTAGGTCGTATTGTCCTGGCTGATGAGCAGCGTCTGGCTGTCGGCGGAACAGGCGACGGCCTTGGTTCGCCAGATGCCTTTCCCGACAAGGTCACCGGGGTCGATCCACGACCGCCATGTTTCACCGAAATCTGCTGAAAGACTGCCGGAGGTGGGTTGTAACGAGTCGAGCAGTGAGGTTCCCTGTCCAAGGATGACGGTGGCGGACTCCGCACCGAGCCCCACGCAGGTCCAGTCCGTTCCGGGTGCGGACAACGGCGCCCAGGTGCGCCCTTCGAGAGATGCCATAACCCGATCGGGTGAACTGACCAGGATCCGGTCCCCCGAGGCGGACATTGCGACGGAGTTCCAAGCCGCCGCAGGAAGGTCGGCCCGTTGCCAACTCGCCTGACTCACTTGCGCGACCTTGACCACCACCTCGCCGGAAGGGTTGCGCAGGCGGGCGGAGTATTCGCCGACGTCGGCGGTCTGGATGTTGGTCAACTCGATCCAATGGACTCCCGGTCCCGACCATGTTCCGGATCGGTTCAAAGGGACGCCGTTGAGAAGCCATTCGACCTCAATTTCACCGCCTTCAACCTGGATCTGAAGATGGGTGCTTGCTCCCGGCACCACGGCTGAACCGCTTGGCGGCTGGGCGGCAACCAATCTGGGCAGGGTGAGCTTCAGTTCGCCGACATCGGCGGTGACCAAACCGCTCGCGTTGGATACGACGACGCTGTAGGTCCCCAGATCAGCGACG
Coding sequences:
- a CDS encoding PIN domain-containing protein — protein: MNSFPDTSFLCSVYRTQVHSAKADAFMAACSGPLPVTSLLLLEFRQSVRLQSRLHARDKTKGFPKHEANLMLRDLQSDLATKVIAVAAADWAEVHQLAEHLSAKYTEQNGHRLADLLHVATALHLGVAEFLTFDANQKLLAKAEGMRVPW
- a CDS encoding prepilin-type N-terminal cleavage/methylation domain-containing protein; translation: MNSSLFRPNVGSGCRHPDLPQWAEIPCDPGPPIPKQKGVINPCISIPPESGTGRRTGGAWHRWHPGLPAASLPAGKHLRPGPAGQGFARTGFTLIELLVVIAIIAILAGLLLPALAKAKHKAYGVRCLSNERQLGLGFGMYLPDNNDRLPFSPSGYPNIAFVDFYRLMVPYLPTNGTFYRCPLDKGPMNVLFAKAFNVPTNRLPVLASYWYAPGLSHQSTPSSYTPRQYSMSAVSYSSQKMFGICLAIGGKKDINGIFINPEAHSPVGVNLLFGDGHCGFVLTRKIRTEPQAYQGALDWSSPGWRDVE